The sequence below is a genomic window from Henriciella marina DSM 19595.
CGATGCCAATGGCGCGGCGCGCCGTGGCCTCATCTATGTCGGCACGCTTGGCCGTCTCATCGATCAGGGCGTTCAGCATGGGTGTTTCCTTTCGGCCGCTCGGTTGAGCCGACTGTAGGAAACAGCCATTGCGCGAAGGTTACCGCAAGGCGGTCGGGGTCTCCAGAAAGGCAGGTTTCAGCCTGACATGGGCGACCAGTGCGTTAAGAAACCGGGGCGATCTGTTAACCAGCTGCGCGGGATGCCTGAGCCTACATCCGTTCCGGCGCTTCAATACCGAGGATGGAGAGTCCGGCTTCCAGCTGCTTGAGCACAGCCTCGCAGAGACCAAGGCGCGAGGCGCGAAGGGCTGCATCGTCTTCATTAGCAATCGGATGAGCGGCGTAAAGCGCGCTGAATGCCTGGGCGAGCGAATAGACATGCTCACACAGGATGTGTGGCTGGCGCTTGGCGTGGGACTGCTCCAGCGCATTTGCAAACCCGTCCAGCGCCAGGACAAGCGCGCGCTCTGTCTCGCCCTCGATACGAATGTCACCCGGCGCATTCCCGGCCTCTCTGGCCCGGCGCAGCAGCGACTTCATCCGCACAGCCGCATAGAGAAGATAAGGGCCGGTCTTGCCCTCAAAGCTGGTAAACCGCTCAAGATCGAAGACGTAATTGGTCGTGCGGACGTTCATGAGGTCGGCGAAACGCAAGGCCGCGCGCGCGACAAGTGCGGCGATCCTTGCGCGTTCTTCTTCTCCGATATCGCCGGATAGACCCGCTTCGCCAATCCGCTTTTCAGCCTCTTCAAGGGCCATGCGGTTGAGATCCGCCAGGCGAAGGATGCCGCCCTCGCGCGTCTTGAATGGCTTGCCGTCCGTGCCGTTCACTGTGCCGAAGCCGATATGCTCCATGCGGTCCTCAGCCATGAGGCCTGCCATGTCGGCGGCGCGGAAGACCTGTTCGAAGTGCAGCGCCTGACGCTGGTCGACGACATAGAGCATCCGGTCCGGATGCAGGGTCTCAACCCGGTCAACAACGGTCGCGAGGTCGGTCGCGTGATAGCCGGTCCCGCCGCGCGAATTGATGACCATGAAAGGCGGCATCTCTTTCTTGTCGCTCTCGCGTGCGACATCGATGATCCATGCCCCATCATCCATCTTGGCGAGGCCCTTTTCCTTCAGGTCCTCAACCATACCCGGGATCAGCTGGTCGACATCGCTTTCGCCTTTCCAGAGATCGAACTCGACCCCCAGGAATGCGTAATCGATCTTCAGCGCTTCGACCGAAACATTGATGAAGTGGCGCAGCAGCGCGCGGTAGCCGGGGTGTCCTGCCTGCATCTCTGCCACGGCGAGCTGGCTCGCTTCATTGCGGACAGGGTCAGCCTTCGCCTTGGCAGATGCCTGTGGATAGAGGCGGCCAAGATCCTCGATCGTGACCGGCGGCTCTTCAGGATAAGGTCCGGAAAAGTCTGGGCGGAAATAGATGAGATCGGGCTGTTCGGCGAGAAGCTCTGTAATGAGGTGGCCCATCTGGAGACCCCAGTCGCCAAGGTGCGCATCACCTGTCACATCGTCGCCAAGGAAGCGGAAAAGACGGCAGAGTGTGTCGCCGATGACCGCAGAGCGAAGGTGGCCCACATGCATCGGCTTTGCGACGTTCGGGCCGCCGAAGTCGAAAATGACCTTTTCCGGCTTGGCGACGATGCCGCCGCCCGCCTTGTCGTCGGCGCGCACGCCCTCTGCCTGCTGCGACAGGGCCTCTGACGTCACGCGAATATTGAGGAAACCGGGGCCGGCCACATCGACACGCTCAATCGCGCTGTCGCCCTCGACCCTTGCGACGATCTTGGCGGCAAGGTCACGCGGCACAAGGCCGTTTGATTTCGCCGCGCCCATGCAGCCATTGCACTGAAAGTCGGCAAGTTCCGGCCGGTCGGAGCGGCGCACAGCGCCCCAGCGGCTCTCAAAGCCCTCGGCTTCGAAGGCCTCCGCGAAGACCTTCGACAAATGGGTAATCATATCCATCATGACCGTTTCCGGAAAATTGGCGTGTCAGCTACCGGCGTCGAGACGATACCGGCGGCCTTCACGATTGAAGGCGAGCTGCTCGTCTGTGAGGTCGAAGCCAACGACAATCTCAAAGTTGGAGCCCGAAATCGTGTCATCTGCGCGTGGCACGATAATGTCCTGGATGACTTCCTGGCGGCCATCGAGCGGCCCACCAGAGAAATTGGCGTCGACGGTAAAATACTGTTTCGCAAGCACTTTTGCGCTGCGCCGTGTTACTGCCACCCAGTAACGGTACTGGTGCGAATTGGATGTCGCCTGCGGGCCCTTACCGAAGGCGAAGTCCACTTCAAGCTCGGCGCGAAGCGGCTGGTCATCGACATAGCGGCAGATCAGATTCACGCCAGTGATCTCACCGGTATAGGCAATATTGCTGTAGACTTGGCTTTCGCCTGTCGTCTCGACGATGCGAGAAGCGTCGTACAAGGCCGCTGCTGGTGGGCATGGCCCGGCATTCTGGCGCGAATCGAGCGCCCGCGAGAGAGGGTTGCTTCCGCAAGCCGCGAGCAACATTCCGGCAGCAAGTACAGCTATAACGCGCATATTCATGCCTTGTGGTCTTGGCCTCGACGGCGAGGCTGTCCATGTAAGGGGTGCAGTGTTACCGGGCACCAGCAAATGGCGCAACGCCCCATCTGCGTCGTGTGCAGGAGGATTATTATGGACCGCCAAAAACTGCAGATCAGGCTCGCCGCCCCGCGTGGCTTCTGTGCCGGTGTCGACCGCGCCATCCAGATCGTCGAGGAAGCCCTCGGCAAGTGGGGCGCGCCTGTCTATGTGCGCCATGAAATCGTGCACAACCAACACGTCGTCTCGCGGCTGGAATCGCTCGGCGCTGTCTTCGTCGAAGAGCTCGATGACTGCCCGCCGGACCGGCCGGTCGTCTTTTCAGCGCATGGCGTACCAAAGGCGGTGCCCGCCGAAGCCGAACGCCGCAACCTCGTTTATGTCGACGCGACGTGCCCGCTTGTCTCAAAGGTCCACGTCGAAGCCGAGCGCCACCATAAGGCGGGCAAGGAAATCGTCCTGATCGGCCATGCCGGTCACCCGGAAGTCATCGGCACGATGGGCCAGCTTCCCGATGGCGCGATCAGCCTGATCGAGACAGAAGAAGACGCCCAGGCCTTTGAGCCCAAAGACTCTGCCAACACCGCGTTCGTTACCCAGACGACCCTGTCGGTCGATGACACGGCCAGCATTGTCGCCATTCTGCAGGACCGCTTTCCCGGCATCGCGACCCCGCACAAGGAAGACATCTGCTACGCAACGACCAACCGCCAGGAAGCGGTGAAGGCGATGGCGACGGGCTGTGACCTCTTCCTCGTCATCGGCGCAGAAACATCCTCCAACTCCAAACGCCTCGTCGAGGTTGCCCTCCGGGCCGGCGCGACAGATTCCCGGCTGGTTGCCAGCGCCGCGGATGTGGACTGGGACTGGTTCGACGGCGTCGGAACGCTCGGGCTGACCGCTGGTGCGTCTGCCCCTGAAGACCTCGTCCAGGGCCTCATAGCCGCCTGCCGCGCCCGCTTCGACATCGAGGTCGAGCACGTCACGACAGCGAAAGAGACAGTGACCTTCAAACTGCCGCGCGTGCTCACTGCCGAAGTCTAGGGCTTGCGACTCTCGCTCGCGCGCGTAGAACCCGCGCCAGAAGCGCGAAGAGGCCCGACATGATTGAACGTTATTCCCGCCCTGAGATGACCGCGATCTGGTCGCCTGAAAGCAAGTACGGCATCTGGCTGGGGATCGAGACGCTCGCTGCCGAAGCCATGGAAGAGCTGGGCCAGATCCCTGAGGGGACCTCCGCGACGGTTCGCGAAAAGGCAAGCTTCGAAGTCGCCCGCATCGATGAGATCGAAGCCGAGGTAAAGCACGACGTCATCGCCTTCCTGACCAATGTGGCCGAACATGTGGGCGAGCCTGCGCGCTTCCTTCACAAGGGCATGACATCATCGGATGTGCTCGACACCTGCCTGAATGTGCAGCTGGTACGGGCCTCCGATCTTCTTCTGAAAGGCATGGACCGCGTTCTTGCCGCCCTTAAAAAGCGCGCCGAAGAGCACAAGTACACGCCAAAGATCGGCCGTAGCCACGGCATCCACGCGGAGCCGACAACGTTCGGCGTCACGCTCGCCACCTTCTATGCGGAGTTCGCACGTGGCCGTGAGCGCCTCGTCGCCGCCCGCAAGGAAGTCGCGACCTGCGCCATTTCCGGCGCTGTCGGCACGTTCGCCAATATCGATCCGCGCGTTGAGGAACATGTCGCCGAGAAACTTGGTCTCGCCGCAGAGCCCGTCTCGACGCAGGTCATCCCGCGTGACCGCCACGCCATGTTCTTTGCGACCCTGGGCGTCATCGCGTCTTCGGTAGAGCGCCTTGCAACGGAAATCCGCCACCTTCAGCGCACCGAAGTGCTTGAGGCCGAGGAGTTTTTCTCCAAGGGCCAGAAGGGCTCAAGCGCCATGCCGCACAAGCGCAATCCGGTGCTGACCGAAAACCTGACTGGCCTTGCCCGGCTTATCCGCTCGGCGGTCTATCCGGCGATGGAAAATGTTGCCCTCTGGCATGAACGCGACATCTCGCACTCATCGGTTGAGCGCGGCATCGGACCGGACGCGACCATCCACCTGGACTTTGCGCTTCACCGGCTTGCTGGCGTCGTCGAAAATCTGCTGATCTATCCAGACCGTATGATGTCAAACATGATGCGTCTCGGCGGCCTGCATAACTCACAGCGCGTCCTGCTGGCCCTCGTTGAGGCCGGTGTCAGCCGTGAGGGATCCTACAGCCTCGTCCAGCGCAATGCGATGAAGACCTGGGCCGGCGAAGGAGCCTTCCTCGATCACCTCAAGGCTGACCCCGAAGTGACAGCAAAGCTCACCGATGAAGAGCTAGAGGCCCTGTTTGATCTTGATTACCATTTTAAACGCGTCGACGTGATCTTCAGTCGTGTCTTCGACTAGGCCTCCGCTTCAGATGCGCACCAGACAAAAAGCCCTCATCGCACGATGAGGGCTTTTCTCTTGAAGAAGCTGAATAGGACCGCTGCGCCCTATTGAGTTTCTGCAGGCCCGCCCGGACGTTCGGTCAGCTGCCACGCCGACCTGTCGATATCGAGATCGGCGAACTTGTCCGGGTCGAAGACCGGGATTTTCACGCCCGCTTTCCGCTGTGCATCGAAATCGTTCATGATGCGCAGACCAATCGGGAAAAGGAGGGCAACCGCGAACAGGTTCACCATCGCGAGAAGTCCCATGGTCACATCGCTGAAACTCAGCACGTCGCCAAGCTGGATCGTCGAACCAAGCAAGACAAAACCGATCACCATGAAACGGTAGACATAGACCGCGACCATGTTGTCCGGGATGTAATAGTCCACTGCGTTCTCACCGAGATAGTAGGAGTACATGATCGAGGAGAAGGCGAAGAGGAAGAGCGCAAAAGCGATGAAATATTCCGCCCAACCGCCGACATGATCAGCCAATGCGAGTTGGGTCAGCACGCCTTGGACGTCATCATCGACGCCGATATAGGACTGGGTGGACAGAATGATGATCAGCGCCGTCACCGTGCACATGATGATCGTATCGATGAACACAGACAGAGACTGCACCATGCCCTGCTGGGCCGGGTGCTCGACATAGGCAGCTGCCGCCACATTTGGCGCAGAGCCGAGGCCGGCTTCGTTCGAGAAAAGTCCGCGATTGACGCCCATCATGATCGCCCCGCCGATGCCCCCGGCGACCGCTTCATTGAAGCCGAACGCGCTCATCACGATGGTCGACAGTGCGCCCGGGATCTGCGGAATATGGGTGAGCAGCACATAGAGGCCGAGCAGCGCATAGAAGACCGCCATCACCGGCACGATGATCTCAGCGACGCTTGCGATCCGGCGGACGCCGCCGAAGATCACAATGCTGACCACGACGCCGAGGCCGATCCCCGACCAGAGGCGCGGCGCGCCAAAGGCCGAATCGATCGAGCTGGTGGTCGCAAAGCTCTGGAAGCAGATGAAGGCGAAACCGAAGGTGACAAGCAGCAGCAGGGAATAGACAAAGCCGAGAACGGGTCCCGCCTTGCCAAGCTTTTTACCGAGACCATGCTTGATGTAATAGGCCGGCCCGCCCCGGAAATCGCCATTCGGCTCTTTCTGTTTGTAGACCTGCGCGAGCGTACATTCGAAATAGCTGGTCGCCATGCCGACAAGGCCAACAATCCACATCCAGAAGATCGCGCCCGGCCCGCCCAGCGCTAACGCCGCTGCGACACCGGCGATATTGCCGCCGCCAACCCGTCCGGCGACGGACAGTGCCAATGCCTGAAAGGATGACGGTTGGTCCGTTTCGTGCTGGAAGCCTTGTCCAAGGACGGAAAACATGGACCCGAACAGCCTGAACTGTACCCCTCTGGACCAGATGGTGAAAATGAGACCCAGCGGAATGAGAACGGCGATGAGAATCTTGCCGTTGATGAGGTCGTTCAGAAAATCCAGCATGCGAACCCTGTTCCCGTTATTACAGTCTCGTCATAGACAGCTGCGCCGCCGGTTACAAACTGCCAGACCAGCGCGTATGATCGCCCTCCTGATTATGGTGCCGGTCTGCTCAGCGAGTGCCGAGGCCCCGGTCAAACTGGTCAATTTCACGGCGGACTGGTGCACCTCCTGCCGGGTGCTGGAGCCAAAACTCTCGCGCGCCCTCGAAAGTGTGACCAATGCCGATGTCGAGCTCGTTACCATTGACCTCACCCACCTTCGTTCCGGCAGCGACAGCCGGCAAGCGACCATCGATGCGTCAGAGGCGCTCTTGCGCTTTCACAAGGCTGAATATCTCTGGGACTGGTATGGCGGCTATACCGGCATGGCGGTGATGATTGCGTCCGATACCGGCGAACCCATCAGCTGTGTCGACAAGCGCCATTCCATCGAAATGATCGAGAATCGGCTTCAGCTGGCTGATGTCCTCGCGCGGCGGGCTGCGCCTGGCAGCAGACGGCCCGATGGCGCCGATTGCCCCCCGCCCCTGCGCTGATTTTGCAACGCTGCGCCCCCGTGCGCAGGCAAGCCATTCATAGAGCCTTCACCCTGCCGCAATTAGACGCATGATGCGCTGGCATTCCCGCCCTGCGCCCATGAAGGAAGGACTGAATTGGCCGGCAAGTCGAACTTCGGATCGCCCAATGACCGCCCGCCAACCTATGACGGTTCGGACCGCAAAAGCCGTGGCAAGGGGCTGTTGGCGGCACGTCCAATCCTGACATGGGGCCTCGCGGCCATTGCAGGGCTCATGCTGATCGCTCTTCTGGCAGGCTGGCTCTACGTCCAGACCCTCTATCGCGGCATGCCGGGCCTCCCGACGAATGAACAGCTCTGGGCCAAGGGGCGCGAGCAGGCCATCGAGTTTGTCGACATGGAGGGCGAAACAATCGCGATCCGCGGGCCGCGCTATGGCCGGGCCGTGCGCGTCGAGGAACTGCCGCCGCACGTGGCGCAAGCGTTTATCGCCGCCGAGGACAAACGCTTCTACGAGCATAATGGCGCCGATACGCAGGCCATCATCCGCGCCGCCTGGGCGAATTTCACCTCGGGCAAAACCGTGTCCGGCGCTTCCACGATTACCCAGCAGCTGATCAAGAACCTTGTGCTGACGCCAGAGCAGACCCTCCGCCGCAAGGCGCAGGAGGTCCGTCTCGCCCGTCAGCTTGAAGAACGCCTCTCCAAGGATGAGATCCTCGAGCTCTATCTCAATCGCATCTATTTCGGCGCAGGCTTTTATGGCCTCGGCGCGGCCTCGCGGTTCTATTTCGGCAAGGCGCCCGAAGAGCTTACCGTGAGCGAGGCCTCGCTTCTGGCGACCCTGCCGCAGGCGCCCTCGCGTCTCGCCCTCACCAATAATCTCAGCGACGCCAAACAGCGCCAGGCCTATGTGCTGCGCGAGATGGTCAATGCCGGCTTTCTCTCTGAACGCCAGGCGAGCGCTGCCGCTGCCGAGGAAGTCGATCTGGAAGAACCGCCTGCGCGCGATCCGCAATTTGGCTATGCGCTCGATGCGGCGACAGAGCGCGTCAATGAAATCCTGCCCAGCCTGCCGGGCGATCTGGTCGTGACCCTCACCATTGATGCGGACATGCAGGCGCGTATCGATGAGGTTTTTTCGCGCCGGATGGCCGAAGAAGGCGCGGCCCAGGATGCTGCTCAAGCTGCCGGTATCCTGATGGATACCGAGGGCCGTATCCTCGCCATGTATGGCGGTGTCGATTACACTGAAAACCAGTTCAACCGCGCGACGCAGGCCCGCCGCCAACCGGGCTCTGCCTTCAAGCCATTCGTCTATGCCACAGCCATCCGTCAGGGGCTGACGCCCTATGATGTGCGCCGCGATCAACCCGTCACGATTGATGGCTGGTCACCGCAGAACTATTCTCGCGTCTATTCCGGCCCGATGACGCTGGCTGAAGCGCTGCAGGATTCGATCAACACGATCGCCGCCCAGCTCGGCCAGGATGTCGGTGAGGAAAACATCATCTCGCTTATCAAATCCTTCGGCATAAGCGGTGAGTTTCAGCCCTTCCCCTCGATCGCGCTTGGCAGTCAGGGGATCAGCCTGCGCGACATGACGCGCGCTTACGGCGTCTTCATGACCGGCGGAAAGCGCATCGACCCTTATATCGTTGAGCGGATTTCCAACTCACGCGGCGACATTCTCTATGAGCGCCCGTCCTATGATGCCTCGCAGGTCTATCC
It includes:
- a CDS encoding transglycosylase domain-containing protein, translated to MAGKSNFGSPNDRPPTYDGSDRKSRGKGLLAARPILTWGLAAIAGLMLIALLAGWLYVQTLYRGMPGLPTNEQLWAKGREQAIEFVDMEGETIAIRGPRYGRAVRVEELPPHVAQAFIAAEDKRFYEHNGADTQAIIRAAWANFTSGKTVSGASTITQQLIKNLVLTPEQTLRRKAQEVRLARQLEERLSKDEILELYLNRIYFGAGFYGLGAASRFYFGKAPEELTVSEASLLATLPQAPSRLALTNNLSDAKQRQAYVLREMVNAGFLSERQASAAAAEEVDLEEPPARDPQFGYALDAATERVNEILPSLPGDLVVTLTIDADMQARIDEVFSRRMAEEGAAQDAAQAAGILMDTEGRILAMYGGVDYTENQFNRATQARRQPGSAFKPFVYATAIRQGLTPYDVRRDQPVTIDGWSPQNYSRVYSGPMTLAEALQDSINTIAAQLGQDVGEENIISLIKSFGISGEFQPFPSIALGSQGISLRDMTRAYGVFMTGGKRIDPYIVERISNSRGDILYERPSYDASQVYPRRDAETMVAMLERVITDGTGKRARLDGWQVAGKTGTSQESRDAWFVGFSAVRVGGVWVGNDDDTPMARVTGGGLPASLWHDMMAIAHEDLEPEALAGAGSLVTLSPQTRRRISFYRDVGNAFAGTRNN
- the purB gene encoding adenylosuccinate lyase, with amino-acid sequence MIERYSRPEMTAIWSPESKYGIWLGIETLAAEAMEELGQIPEGTSATVREKASFEVARIDEIEAEVKHDVIAFLTNVAEHVGEPARFLHKGMTSSDVLDTCLNVQLVRASDLLLKGMDRVLAALKKRAEEHKYTPKIGRSHGIHAEPTTFGVTLATFYAEFARGRERLVAARKEVATCAISGAVGTFANIDPRVEEHVAEKLGLAAEPVSTQVIPRDRHAMFFATLGVIASSVERLATEIRHLQRTEVLEAEEFFSKGQKGSSAMPHKRNPVLTENLTGLARLIRSAVYPAMENVALWHERDISHSSVERGIGPDATIHLDFALHRLAGVVENLLIYPDRMMSNMMRLGGLHNSQRVLLALVEAGVSREGSYSLVQRNAMKTWAGEGAFLDHLKADPEVTAKLTDEELEALFDLDYHFKRVDVIFSRVFD
- the argS gene encoding arginine--tRNA ligase; the encoded protein is MMDMITHLSKVFAEAFEAEGFESRWGAVRRSDRPELADFQCNGCMGAAKSNGLVPRDLAAKIVARVEGDSAIERVDVAGPGFLNIRVTSEALSQQAEGVRADDKAGGGIVAKPEKVIFDFGGPNVAKPMHVGHLRSAVIGDTLCRLFRFLGDDVTGDAHLGDWGLQMGHLITELLAEQPDLIYFRPDFSGPYPEEPPVTIEDLGRLYPQASAKAKADPVRNEASQLAVAEMQAGHPGYRALLRHFINVSVEALKIDYAFLGVEFDLWKGESDVDQLIPGMVEDLKEKGLAKMDDGAWIIDVARESDKKEMPPFMVINSRGGTGYHATDLATVVDRVETLHPDRMLYVVDQRQALHFEQVFRAADMAGLMAEDRMEHIGFGTVNGTDGKPFKTREGGILRLADLNRMALEEAEKRIGEAGLSGDIGEEERARIAALVARAALRFADLMNVRTTNYVFDLERFTSFEGKTGPYLLYAAVRMKSLLRRAREAGNAPGDIRIEGETERALVLALDGFANALEQSHAKRQPHILCEHVYSLAQAFSALYAAHPIANEDDAALRASRLGLCEAVLKQLEAGLSILGIEAPERM
- the ispH gene encoding 4-hydroxy-3-methylbut-2-enyl diphosphate reductase, with the translated sequence MDRQKLQIRLAAPRGFCAGVDRAIQIVEEALGKWGAPVYVRHEIVHNQHVVSRLESLGAVFVEELDDCPPDRPVVFSAHGVPKAVPAEAERRNLVYVDATCPLVSKVHVEAERHHKAGKEIVLIGHAGHPEVIGTMGQLPDGAISLIETEEDAQAFEPKDSANTAFVTQTTLSVDDTASIVAILQDRFPGIATPHKEDICYATTNRQEAVKAMATGCDLFLVIGAETSSNSKRLVEVALRAGATDSRLVASAADVDWDWFDGVGTLGLTAGASAPEDLVQGLIAACRARFDIEVEHVTTAKETVTFKLPRVLTAEV
- a CDS encoding thioredoxin domain-containing protein, yielding MIALLIMVPVCSASAEAPVKLVNFTADWCTSCRVLEPKLSRALESVTNADVELVTIDLTHLRSGSDSRQATIDASEALLRFHKAEYLWDWYGGYTGMAVMIASDTGEPISCVDKRHSIEMIENRLQLADVLARRAAPGSRRPDGADCPPPLR
- a CDS encoding alanine/glycine:cation symporter family protein — translated: MLDFLNDLINGKILIAVLIPLGLIFTIWSRGVQFRLFGSMFSVLGQGFQHETDQPSSFQALALSVAGRVGGGNIAGVAAALALGGPGAIFWMWIVGLVGMATSYFECTLAQVYKQKEPNGDFRGGPAYYIKHGLGKKLGKAGPVLGFVYSLLLLVTFGFAFICFQSFATTSSIDSAFGAPRLWSGIGLGVVVSIVIFGGVRRIASVAEIIVPVMAVFYALLGLYVLLTHIPQIPGALSTIVMSAFGFNEAVAGGIGGAIMMGVNRGLFSNEAGLGSAPNVAAAAYVEHPAQQGMVQSLSVFIDTIIMCTVTALIIILSTQSYIGVDDDVQGVLTQLALADHVGGWAEYFIAFALFLFAFSSIMYSYYLGENAVDYYIPDNMVAVYVYRFMVIGFVLLGSTIQLGDVLSFSDVTMGLLAMVNLFAVALLFPIGLRIMNDFDAQRKAGVKIPVFDPDKFADLDIDRSAWQLTERPGGPAETQ